Proteins encoded together in one Vigna angularis cultivar LongXiaoDou No.4 chromosome 5, ASM1680809v1, whole genome shotgun sequence window:
- the LOC108338854 gene encoding uncharacterized protein LOC108338854, protein MDLLEVWAIFGPGVAGTVFGVGWWIWLDAVVCSSITVPFLHYLPGIFASLAALMFNCVRKEDIDYSPYDEGEWRLKLWLFIAYVVSFVSLAGSAGLLIQDSLDKSAPSVWTGVAGVLQCVCVLISGLVYWTSHPE, encoded by the exons ATGGACTTATTGGAGGTATGGGCAATCTTCGGCCCCGGCGTCGCCGGCACCGTCTTCGGCGTCGGTTGGTGGATCTGGCTCGACGCCGTCGTTTGCAGTTCCATCACTGTTCCCTTCCTTCACTACCTTCCTG GAATTTTCGCATCTCTTGCGGCTTTGATGTTCAATTGCGTTAGAAAAGAAGACATCGATTATTCTCCCTATGACGAAGGGGAGTGGAG ATTAAAGTTGTGGCTCTTCATTGCCTATGTTGTATCCTTTGTTTCTTTGGCTGGATCAGCAGGTCTACTGATCCAAGATTCACTTGATAAATCTGCACCTTCAGTTTGGACTGGAGTTGCAGGTGTTTTGCAGTGTGTTTGTGTCTTGATCAG TGGACTGGTATATTGGACTTCTCATCCTGAATAA